A portion of the Sphingobacteriales bacterium genome contains these proteins:
- a CDS encoding S8/S53 family peptidase, whose amino-acid sequence MKKFFYPVLLLLTSLSCKKENNNHKQADFINQEIKKIITESKTLFDWNAQSTDFIFEALQTCEDRCITVGYNTDFISSDNQLKEAIIKEAEKQEGLDRDKILLEENDKLSTLKFSIKNKKTIDVLRNFDRVEFVEITNFKYDREFFISDQEIKTGYQSENYANQRITDVNPGDYDPDTSSISYDKYIESISSRDADVIRNHNLNFVYDSLNKFDGLEVAVLDNGVFPDFVPFVKVGNPAYKTEGYFSPVVNGNPDGPHPRDYDVFGISKLINGLFDHGTRQTSIVYSIIPKGKFRTVRSAQWVFFIFPQDFSGTINAITAMADDPDVKVISMSMGTIFVNNEMKRAIQYYTAKDKIFVSASGTFLPVPILKDLIGVVFPASMPETIATTGIQDTRTTNGVFELGETSTSGRETDFVVDHSSSSSETVSATAAMFGLIWSINPNLSAKQIKDIFICSSTYFYTNNAQKHPIFGWGKVDCKTAAKITLETL is encoded by the coding sequence ATGAAAAAATTTTTTTATCCAGTACTTTTACTTTTAACCTCTTTATCCTGTAAAAAAGAGAATAACAACCATAAGCAAGCTGATTTTATAAATCAGGAAATAAAAAAAATTATTACTGAAAGCAAAACGCTTTTTGACTGGAACGCACAATCAACAGATTTTATTTTTGAAGCACTTCAAACCTGCGAAGACAGATGTATTACCGTTGGATATAACACGGATTTTATATCTTCTGATAATCAGCTGAAAGAAGCAATCATTAAAGAAGCAGAAAAACAGGAAGGATTGGACAGGGATAAAATTCTACTGGAAGAAAATGACAAACTTTCTACACTGAAATTCAGCATAAAGAATAAAAAAACGATAGATGTGCTCAGAAATTTTGACAGAGTTGAATTTGTCGAAATTACCAACTTTAAATACGACAGAGAATTTTTTATCAGTGACCAGGAAATCAAAACCGGTTATCAATCCGAGAATTACGCCAATCAAAGAATTACTGATGTAAATCCCGGAGATTATGATCCGGACACCAGCAGTATTTCTTACGATAAATACATAGAATCCATTAGCAGCAGAGATGCAGACGTTATAAGAAACCACAACCTGAACTTTGTCTATGACAGTTTAAATAAATTTGACGGACTTGAAGTTGCAGTACTGGACAATGGTGTATTTCCGGATTTTGTTCCATTTGTTAAAGTTGGAAATCCTGCTTACAAAACAGAAGGCTATTTTAGTCCTGTTGTAAATGGAAATCCGGACGGTCCTCATCCCAGAGATTATGATGTGTTTGGAATCAGTAAGTTAATCAACGGACTTTTTGACCACGGTACAAGACAGACCAGTATCGTATACAGTATTATTCCGAAAGGAAAATTCCGAACAGTGCGTTCTGCGCAGTGGGTGTTTTTTATATTTCCACAAGATTTTTCGGGTACCATAAATGCAATTACAGCCATGGCTGATGACCCGGATGTTAAAGTTATCAGCATGTCAATGGGAACTATATTTGTTAACAACGAGATGAAAAGAGCGATTCAGTATTATACGGCAAAAGATAAAATATTTGTAAGCGCTTCCGGCACGTTTCTGCCGGTGCCAATCCTTAAAGATTTAATAGGCGTCGTATTTCCTGCCAGTATGCCCGAAACCATTGCGACAACAGGAATACAAGATACAAGAACCACAAATGGTGTTTTTGAATTAGGAGAAACATCAACGAGCGGAAGAGAAACGGATTTTGTTGTTGATCATTCCTCCTCCAGCTCTGAAACGGTATCAGCAACGGCAGCCATGTTTGGCCTAATTTGGAGTATCAATCCTAACTTGTCTGCAAAGCAAATAAAAGATATTTTCATTTGCTCCTCCACGTACTTTTACACCAATAATGCGCAAAAACATCCAATATTTGGATGGGGCAAAGTGGATTGTAAAACTGCTGCAAAAATAACACTCGAAACGCTGTGA
- a CDS encoding beta-lactamase family protein: MKQFILTIYLLIAGLCCTFCQHGSSKRTPTGFLPPEVRPSEYASYDKEVVDIQDSDVVEKIHQLDCYFEGKTYGGFNGSVLISYKGTPIFERYYGYKDYQTKEPLTERSSFQIASTSKTFTSAGILLLLQQNMISLDDTLQKFFPAFPYKGITIRMLMSHRSGLPNYLNFSEVYWKDKKSFMTNEDVLKQLIKFKPKVLNAPDTHFRYNNTNYVLLALIIEKVSGIPFCDFMHQAVFVPLGMLDTWLYDPLSPRPSAVKGYKGSRWIEDQIVYTDGVTGDKGIYSTVRDLYKWDQALYAGKFIRPEILGLALTPQSFEKSGNKNYGLGWRMQDQPDGTRLIYHNGWWHSFNSVFNRKISDKTTVIILSSHYNQSVYKLQQVWDILYGENAVSIGEEEGGSEIVRKLNTEGLPENTEPQNYCRPK; the protein is encoded by the coding sequence ATGAAGCAGTTTATTCTTACTATATATTTATTGATAGCAGGACTGTGTTGTACGTTTTGTCAGCATGGCAGCAGTAAGCGAACACCGACGGGTTTTTTGCCGCCGGAAGTCAGGCCCTCCGAATATGCGAGCTATGATAAGGAAGTAGTGGATATACAGGATTCAGATGTGGTGGAGAAGATACACCAGCTGGATTGCTACTTTGAAGGAAAGACCTATGGCGGATTCAACGGCTCCGTTCTAATATCCTATAAAGGTACACCCATCTTTGAACGCTATTACGGGTATAAGGACTATCAGACCAAAGAGCCACTCACGGAACGTTCTTCCTTTCAGATAGCCTCCACGTCCAAGACGTTCACCTCTGCGGGGATATTATTGTTGTTACAGCAAAACATGATATCGCTGGATGACACGCTGCAGAAGTTTTTTCCGGCATTTCCATACAAGGGAATAACCATTCGCATGCTGATGAGCCATCGCTCCGGACTTCCCAATTACCTTAATTTCTCGGAAGTGTACTGGAAGGACAAGAAGTCATTCATGACGAATGAGGATGTGCTGAAGCAGCTGATAAAATTCAAACCTAAAGTACTGAACGCTCCGGATACACATTTCCGATACAACAATACGAATTATGTTTTGCTGGCGCTCATTATTGAAAAAGTTTCCGGAATTCCGTTCTGTGATTTTATGCATCAGGCTGTTTTTGTGCCGCTTGGAATGCTGGATACCTGGCTATACGACCCCTTGAGTCCGCGGCCATCTGCCGTAAAAGGGTACAAAGGCTCCCGTTGGATAGAAGACCAGATTGTTTACACAGACGGAGTCACCGGTGATAAGGGAATCTACAGTACGGTCCGTGATTTATACAAATGGGACCAGGCGCTCTATGCCGGAAAATTTATCCGGCCCGAAATCTTAGGGTTGGCCCTTACACCCCAAAGCTTTGAGAAATCCGGCAACAAAAACTACGGACTTGGCTGGCGTATGCAGGATCAGCCGGACGGTACCCGCCTGATTTACCACAACGGATGGTGGCACAGCTTTAATTCTGTCTTTAACCGGAAAATCAGTGATAAAACGACCGTTATCATCCTCAGCAGTCATTATAATCAAAGTGTATACAAACTTCAGCAGGTCTGGGACATCCTATACGGTGAGAATGCGGTAAGCATAGGAGAGGAAGAAGGAGGCTCGGAAATCGTCAGGAAGTTGAACACGGAAGGCTTGCCGGAAAATACGGAACCGCAGAATTACTGCCGTCCAAAATAA
- a CDS encoding DinB family protein, producing MKRSESLLMEYEKECANTRKLLEAVPIDKLSWKPHAKSMSLEQLAVHIADIPNWMAVTIEKDVLDFAKEEYKPKKVSASEDLLKIHDDAVAAALKCLGDASDETLLQDWTMRNGEQVYFTMPKVAVLRMFVYNHLYHHRGQLTVYLRLLDVPVPGMYGPTADNQSM from the coding sequence ATGAAAAGAAGTGAATCCCTGTTGATGGAATACGAGAAAGAATGCGCCAATACGCGTAAACTGCTGGAGGCTGTTCCCATAGACAAATTAAGCTGGAAGCCTCATGCAAAATCAATGTCTTTGGAACAACTCGCCGTACACATTGCCGATATTCCAAACTGGATGGCTGTAACGATTGAAAAAGATGTATTAGATTTTGCAAAGGAAGAATACAAACCGAAAAAAGTTTCGGCATCGGAAGATTTGCTGAAAATCCATGATGATGCGGTAGCTGCGGCATTAAAATGCTTAGGCGATGCGAGTGATGAAACACTGCTGCAGGACTGGACTATGCGCAATGGCGAGCAGGTCTATTTCACGATGCCGAAAGTGGCTGTTCTGCGTATGTTTGTGTACAACCACCTGTATCATCACCGCGGTCAATTGACCGTATATCTGCGTTTACTGGATGTGCCGGTGCCGGGCATGTATGGGCCCACGGCGGACAATCAAAGTATGTAA
- a CDS encoding ferredoxin, which yields MITIIQQRAKCIGCNYCVELAPQRWRMSRKDGKSVLLEAKDKKGFWSVRVREEELESNLQAAKACPVHIIQIVE from the coding sequence TTGATTACCATTATACAGCAACGGGCAAAATGCATCGGGTGCAACTACTGTGTGGAGTTGGCTCCGCAGCGCTGGCGCATGAGCCGCAAAGACGGCAAAAGCGTATTGCTGGAAGCCAAAGACAAGAAAGGCTTCTGGAGTGTCAGGGTGCGTGAGGAAGAACTGGAGAGCAACCTGCAGGCCGCAAAAGCCTGCCCGGTGCACATCATCCAGATAGTTGAATAA
- a CDS encoding U32 family peptidase, whose product MNKQHKIELMAPAGSYEALMAAIHAGCDSVYFGVEQFNMRARATMNFTLEDLERVGAICRENTVRSYLTLNTIVYDHDLTAIKTVLEKAKAGGITAVIASDQAVIAYARSIQMEVHISTQVNITNIETVKFYALFADTMVLSRELSLIQVKKICDQIEKENICGPSGKPVEIEIFVHGALCMAVSGKCYLSLHTANASANRGACVQNCRRSYTVIDNEDGHELAIDNEYIMSAQDLCTIDFLDKVIESGVKVMKIEGRGKGADYVKTTAECYREAIDAYYNNMYTKEKIADWMERLQRVYNRGFWSGYYLGKELGEWNDSPGSKATTRKIYLGKGTNYFDKIRVAEFTLESYDLSIGDTVLITGPTTGAIETTITELHTSEGAVQTAKKGESCAFKLDAPIRTSDKLYKIVNAIETTA is encoded by the coding sequence ATGAACAAACAGCATAAAATTGAATTAATGGCACCGGCCGGCAGCTACGAAGCCCTGATGGCGGCGATACATGCCGGCTGCGATTCCGTCTATTTTGGTGTGGAGCAGTTCAACATGCGCGCCCGTGCTACCATGAACTTTACATTGGAGGATTTGGAAAGAGTCGGCGCCATCTGCCGGGAAAATACTGTCCGAAGTTATCTGACACTCAACACCATCGTGTACGACCACGACCTGACGGCCATCAAAACCGTACTGGAAAAGGCAAAAGCCGGCGGTATTACCGCCGTCATCGCCAGCGACCAGGCCGTCATCGCTTATGCGCGTTCCATTCAGATGGAGGTACATATTTCTACACAAGTCAACATTACCAATATTGAAACAGTGAAATTTTATGCGTTGTTTGCAGATACGATGGTCTTGTCGAGAGAACTGAGTCTGATCCAGGTGAAAAAGATCTGCGACCAGATAGAAAAGGAAAATATTTGCGGACCATCCGGAAAACCGGTAGAGATAGAAATATTTGTGCACGGTGCCTTGTGTATGGCCGTATCGGGAAAATGTTACCTGAGTCTGCATACCGCCAACGCTTCTGCCAACCGAGGAGCCTGCGTGCAGAATTGCAGAAGGAGCTATACGGTTATTGACAACGAAGACGGACATGAACTGGCTATCGACAATGAATATATCATGTCTGCACAGGATTTATGCACCATCGATTTTTTGGATAAGGTGATTGAAAGCGGCGTGAAGGTGATGAAGATCGAAGGCAGGGGAAAAGGAGCGGATTATGTGAAAACGACCGCGGAATGTTACCGGGAGGCTATCGATGCATATTACAACAATATGTACACGAAAGAAAAAATAGCTGATTGGATGGAGCGATTGCAACGGGTCTATAATCGCGGATTCTGGAGCGGCTATTATCTGGGTAAGGAATTGGGTGAATGGAATGACAGTCCGGGTTCAAAAGCGACCACCCGCAAAATCTATCTCGGTAAGGGCACCAATTATTTTGATAAAATTCGGGTGGCGGAATTCACACTGGAGTCTTATGATTTAAGCATTGGAGATACGGTATTGATTACCGGTCCGACTACCGGGGCCATTGAAACAACCATCACGGAATTGCATACTTCAGAAGGTGCGGTGCAAACGGCAAAGAAAGGCGAGAGCTGCGCGTTCAAACTAGACGCACCGATTCGCACCAGCGACAAATTGTATAAGATTGTGAATGCTATTGAAACAACCGCTTGA
- a CDS encoding methylmalonyl-CoA mutase family protein: MQATAPYQPKHKIRIVTAASLFDGHDAAINIMRRIIQASGAEVIHLGHNRSVAEIVNCAIEEDANAIALTSYQGGHLEFFKYMYDLLHERDCGHIKIFGGGGGTILPAETEELHAYGIDRIYSPDDGRAMGLQGMINDLLAKCDYPTGKDIGFDIDGIRNKNPKQLGQLISCAENFPEEFEKLKSQILPLQSPLPILGITGTGGAGKSSLTDELVRRFMLDFPDKTIAIISVDPSRRKTGGALLGDRIRMNSINNERVFMRSMATRQTNASISKDVTDAIQIFKAAGYDLIIVETSGIGQSGTEVVDIADVYMYVMTPEFGAASQLEKIDMLDFADIVAINKFDKRGAQDALRDVKKQYQRNRNLWDKNPEDMPVFGSIAAQFNDPGTNELYLQLVKIITAKCNMDWKSSLSLRTGGSEKIYIIPPNRTRYLSDITKTNRDYDTWAKEQGEIANQLYALDKLKSMVNGQWSQVKYVMDNGLSTIDKELKLKLHPECQQILEDWKEKKQSYAGEYYVFKVREKELKIKTHTESLSHQQIPKVSLPKYEAWGDILKWNLQENVPGEFPYAAGVFPFKRENEDPTRMFAGEGGPERTNKRFHYVSLGLPAKRLSTAFDSVTLYGNNPDFRPDIYGKIGNSGVSICTLDDAKKLYSGFDLCSPNTSVSMTINGPAPTICAFFMNAAIDQQCEKYIREHHLVEEVNHKIDNIYKDKKAKRPSYQGDLPEGNDGLGLLLLGVTGDQVLPEDVYEKIKAHALSQVRGTVQADILKEDQAQNTCIFSTEFSLKLMGDVQEYFVQHKVRNFYSVSISGYHIAEAGANPISQLAFTLANGFSFVEYYLSRGMHIDDFAPNLSFFFSNGIDPEYAVIGRVARKIWAKAMKYLYKGNDRSQKLKYHIQTSGRSLHAQEIDFNDIRTTLQALYAIYDNCNSLHTNAYDEAITTPTEESVRRAMAIQLIINKELGLAKNENPLQGSFIIEELTDLVEEAVYAEFDRLTERGGVLGAMETMYQRSKIQEESMYYEMKKHTGELPLIGVNTFLSSKGSPTILPLEVIRSTEEEKQLQIDNLKRLHERNSKEAQQYLQQLQQAALNNKNLFDVLIETVKYCSLGQITNALFEVGGQYRRNM, from the coding sequence ATGCAGGCAACAGCACCTTATCAACCTAAACACAAAATACGCATAGTTACGGCGGCTTCCCTGTTTGACGGGCACGATGCAGCCATCAATATCATGCGGCGTATTATTCAGGCTTCCGGTGCAGAGGTTATCCATCTTGGGCATAACCGTTCCGTGGCCGAAATTGTGAATTGCGCCATAGAAGAAGATGCGAATGCCATTGCGTTGACATCCTATCAGGGCGGCCACCTGGAATTTTTTAAATACATGTATGATTTGCTGCACGAAAGAGATTGCGGCCATATTAAGATATTCGGCGGCGGTGGAGGTACGATCCTGCCTGCGGAGACAGAGGAGCTGCATGCCTACGGCATTGACAGAATCTACTCCCCGGACGACGGAAGAGCGATGGGCCTGCAGGGTATGATCAATGATTTGCTGGCGAAATGTGATTACCCGACCGGAAAGGATATTGGGTTTGACATTGATGGGATAAGAAATAAGAACCCCAAACAACTCGGCCAGTTGATTTCCTGTGCGGAAAACTTTCCGGAAGAATTTGAAAAATTAAAATCTCAAATCCTGCCTCTCCAATCTCCTCTCCCGATTCTGGGGATTACCGGTACCGGCGGAGCAGGCAAGTCTTCGCTGACAGATGAACTGGTGCGTCGTTTTATGCTGGATTTTCCGGATAAAACCATCGCCATCATTTCAGTGGACCCTTCTAGGAGAAAGACCGGCGGAGCCTTGCTGGGGGATAGAATCCGGATGAACAGCATCAACAATGAGCGGGTGTTTATGCGCTCCATGGCTACCCGTCAAACCAACGCTTCCATTTCCAAAGATGTGACAGATGCCATCCAGATTTTCAAGGCAGCAGGATATGATTTGATCATTGTTGAAACATCGGGCATCGGTCAGAGCGGAACGGAAGTCGTAGATATTGCCGATGTCTACATGTATGTGATGACGCCTGAATTTGGCGCCGCTTCACAGTTGGAGAAAATCGACATGCTGGACTTTGCGGACATCGTAGCCATCAATAAATTTGACAAACGAGGTGCACAGGATGCCCTGCGAGACGTGAAGAAGCAATATCAGCGCAATAGAAATCTATGGGATAAAAACCCGGAAGACATGCCTGTATTTGGCAGTATCGCCGCCCAGTTCAACGATCCGGGAACTAATGAATTATATTTACAGCTGGTTAAAATCATTACAGCGAAATGTAACATGGATTGGAAGAGTTCATTATCCCTCCGTACCGGAGGTTCCGAAAAGATTTATATCATTCCCCCCAACCGAACCCGTTATTTATCCGATATCACCAAAACCAACCGCGATTACGATACCTGGGCAAAAGAACAGGGTGAGATTGCCAATCAGTTATATGCACTTGATAAATTAAAGTCAATGGTCAATGGTCAATGGTCACAGGTTAAATATGTTATGGATAATGGACTATCGACTATCGACAAAGAATTAAAACTAAAACTTCATCCCGAATGCCAACAAATACTGGAAGACTGGAAAGAAAAGAAACAAAGTTATGCCGGGGAATATTACGTGTTCAAAGTGCGGGAGAAGGAACTGAAAATAAAGACACATACCGAATCGTTATCGCATCAGCAGATACCTAAGGTGTCTTTGCCAAAATACGAGGCTTGGGGCGATATTCTGAAATGGAATTTACAGGAAAATGTGCCCGGTGAGTTTCCTTATGCCGCAGGTGTGTTCCCTTTTAAGAGAGAGAATGAAGACCCAACACGCATGTTTGCCGGTGAAGGCGGGCCGGAGCGCACCAACAAACGCTTTCATTATGTATCGTTAGGCTTGCCTGCCAAGCGTTTATCTACCGCATTTGACAGCGTGACGTTGTATGGAAACAATCCCGATTTTCGGCCGGATATATACGGAAAAATCGGAAACAGTGGTGTCTCCATCTGTACATTGGATGATGCCAAAAAATTGTATTCCGGTTTTGATCTGTGTTCGCCGAATACATCGGTTTCCATGACGATTAACGGGCCTGCACCTACCATCTGCGCCTTCTTTATGAATGCAGCCATTGACCAGCAGTGCGAAAAATATATTCGCGAACATCATTTGGTGGAAGAAGTCAATCACAAAATTGATAATATCTATAAAGATAAAAAGGCTAAACGACCATCCTATCAGGGTGATTTACCGGAAGGGAACGATGGCTTAGGATTATTGTTGTTGGGTGTTACAGGAGACCAGGTGCTGCCAGAAGATGTCTATGAAAAAATAAAGGCGCATGCACTATCACAGGTTCGCGGGACGGTACAGGCGGATATTCTTAAAGAAGACCAGGCCCAGAATACCTGTATTTTCTCGACGGAGTTTTCCCTGAAATTAATGGGCGACGTACAGGAGTATTTTGTGCAGCACAAGGTGCGTAACTTCTATTCGGTTTCTATCAGCGGTTATCACATCGCGGAAGCCGGGGCCAATCCTATTTCACAGCTTGCTTTTACCTTGGCAAACGGGTTCTCGTTTGTGGAATATTATTTGTCGCGGGGAATGCATATTGATGATTTTGCACCCAACTTATCTTTCTTCTTCAGCAACGGTATTGATCCGGAATATGCGGTCATCGGCCGTGTGGCCCGAAAAATATGGGCGAAAGCGATGAAGTATCTGTATAAAGGGAATGACAGAAGCCAGAAACTGAAATACCATATACAGACATCCGGCAGAAGTTTGCACGCGCAGGAAATTGACTTCAACGATATTCGTACGACCTTGCAGGCTTTGTACGCGATTTATGACAACTGCAATTCATTACATACGAATGCGTATGACGAAGCGATTACTACACCTACGGAAGAAAGTGTGCGACGCGCGATGGCGATCCAACTGATTATTAACAAGGAACTGGGACTGGCAAAGAATGAAAATCCACTGCAGGGTTCTTTCATTATCGAAGAGCTGACGGATCTGGTGGAAGAGGCGGTATATGCGGAGTTTGACCGATTGACAGAGCGCGGCGGTGTGTTGGGTGCGATGGAAACCATGTATCAGCGCAGCAAGATACAGGAAGAAAGCATGTATTATGAAATGAAAAAACATACCGGCGAATTGCCGCTGATTGGTGTGAATACATTTTTGTCTTCCAAAGGTTCGCCCACTATCTTGCCGCTGGAAGTGATACGGAGCACGGAAGAAGAAAAGCAACTGCAGATAGATAATTTAAAACGCCTGCACGAACGCAACAGCAAAGAGGCACAGCAGTATCTGCAGCAATTACAGCAAGCAGCATTGAACAATAAGAACTTATTTGATGTATTAATTGAAACTGTAAAATACTGCAGCCTCGGACAAATCACCAATGCATTATTTGAAGTAGGCGGTCAGTACAGAAGGAATATGTAG
- a CDS encoding HTH domain-containing protein has translation MKSKQKIINLLKNRKELQSGEIADETGFSRQYIHRVLNELLEENIVIKVGRPPLTYYKCSEPEIIKASVHIPKEQQLFLQQHFLWISEKGEKLEGKEAMEVWCKRQKLPFEKTVDEYINTRKKYLKFYNNEIYIDGTQKLINTVGFEKIGIDKMMYLDFYAIERFGKTRLGTLMHYAKQGQNKTLMAQIVEETKDTIHQIVKEIKPDAILFVPPTIKREIQIMHYLKKHLAVNKIEIDVQKVKSEIVIPQKALSKINERIANTQMSFLVREKIHYKKILLIDDAIGSGATMNEIANKIKDKGITKQVLGLAITGSYKGFEVISEL, from the coding sequence ATGAAATCTAAACAAAAGATAATCAACCTATTAAAAAATAGAAAAGAATTGCAATCTGGTGAAATTGCTGACGAGACTGGCTTTTCACGGCAATATATTCATCGTGTTTTAAATGAATTGTTAGAAGAAAATATAGTGATTAAAGTTGGCAGACCGCCTTTAACGTACTATAAATGTAGCGAACCGGAAATAATAAAGGCAAGTGTACACATACCAAAAGAGCAACAACTTTTCTTGCAACAACATTTTTTGTGGATTTCTGAAAAAGGTGAAAAACTAGAAGGCAAAGAAGCAATGGAAGTTTGGTGCAAACGCCAAAAATTACCTTTTGAAAAAACGGTTGACGAATATATCAACACTCGAAAAAAATATCTCAAATTTTATAACAATGAAATTTACATTGATGGAACACAGAAATTAATAAATACAGTTGGATTTGAGAAAATTGGAATTGACAAAATGATGTATTTAGATTTTTATGCAATTGAGCGTTTTGGAAAAACAAGATTAGGAACATTGATGCACTATGCCAAGCAAGGTCAGAATAAAACATTAATGGCGCAAATTGTTGAAGAAACAAAAGACACCATTCATCAGATTGTTAAAGAAATAAAACCAGATGCGATTTTATTTGTGCCACCAACAATAAAACGGGAAATACAAATAATGCATTATCTGAAAAAACATCTTGCTGTAAATAAAATAGAAATCGATGTTCAAAAGGTTAAATCTGAGATAGTAATCCCACAAAAAGCATTATCGAAAATTAATGAAAGAATTGCCAATACACAAATGAGCTTTTTGGTTCGTGAAAAAATTCATTATAAAAAAATTCTGTTGATAGATGATGCCATCGGCTCGGGTGCAACCATGAATGAGATTGCCAATAAAATAAAGGACAAAGGTATTACCAAACAAGTATTGGGTTTAGCCATTACAGGTAGCTACAAAGGGTTTGAAGTGATTAGTGAGTTGTAG